A genomic region of Trifolium pratense cultivar HEN17-A07 linkage group LG3, ARS_RC_1.1, whole genome shotgun sequence contains the following coding sequences:
- the LOC123913603 gene encoding RNA polymerase II subunit 5-mediating protein homolog: MGGSRRKGTVIPLDSQFPAEEVHKATKHFQDAITEQNNDLHRLQAFLNDNNNIINLVQKIPEQLSHDVMVPFGKAAFFPGRLIHTNEFKVLLGEGYYADRTSKQTVEILQRRGKSLDSQIESQQAMINNLASFINVTDSEVAGGLVEIREEYVEDEDKSDEEESEPDSPIEDAPSSGNDTTKKVDYASFLALMDELEKKEQFAEENGDCSDQDEETAVDFDDSPYQGNSPQNSEGSSQVIPLDQTNNRNSANKFPKMHNHQEDTADQLNFANLAVQSQVKEGKSFAQNVKSGDPSVKPPILPTEKTSQATSASKTEVQHQTSQPFDRRKAFTGSIVEHAENLKKASGEQNSTSQVSGSQPSKPVSRFKMQRK, translated from the exons ATGGGAGGGTCAAGGAGGAAAGGCACTGTGATACCACTCGACTCACAGTTCCCCGCAGAGGAAGTCCATAAGGCTACCAAGCACTTCCAAGACGCCATCACTGAACAGAACAATGACCTCCATCGCCTGCAAGCTTTTCTCAACGACAATAACAACATTATCAACCTCGTCCAGAAAATCCCCGAACAACTCTCTCACGATGTCATG GTTCCATTTGGGAAAGCAGCGTTCTTCCCTGGTCGTTTGATTCATACCAATGAGTTCAAG GTTCTTTTGGGAGAAGGCTATTATGCAGACAGAACTTCAAAGCAAACAGTTGAGATTTTGCAACGAAGAGGGAAATCATTGGATTCACAGATTGAATCTCAACAGGCTATGATTAACAACCTTGCTTCGTTTATCAATGTCACAGATTCTGAAGTAGCG GGGGGTCTTGTGGAAATAAGGGAAGAATATGTGGAGGACGAGGACAAATCTGACGAAGAGGAATCTGAACCAG ATTCACCTATCGAAGATGCTCCTAGTTCTGGGAATGATACCACCAAAAAAGTGGACTATGCTTCATTTTTAGCATTAATGGATGAACTTGAGAAAAAAGAACAGTTTGCTGAAGAAAATGGTGATTGCAGTGATCAAGATGAAGAAACTGCTGTTGATTTTGATGATAGTCCTTATCAGGGAAACAGCCCCCAAAATTCAGAA GGCAGTAGTCAAGTCATACCGCTGGACCAGACAAACAATAGAAATTCAGCAAATAAGTTTCCAAAAATGCATAATCATCAAGAAGATACAGCTGATCAGTTGAAT TTTGCAAATTTGGCTGTTCAATCTCAGGTCAAAG AAGGGAAAAGCTTTGCACAAAATGTGAAATCCGGTGATCCCAGTGTGAAACCTCCCATACTTCCTACAGAGAAGACATCTCAAGCAACTTCTGCCTCAAAAACTGAG GTTCAACACCAAACTTCACAACCATTTGATAGACGCAAG GCTTTCACAGGCTCAATCGTAGAGCATGCCGAGAACTTAAAAAAAGCTTCCGGGGAACAAAATTCAACTTCACAG GTTTCCGGTTCTCAACCTTCAAAACCAGTCTCCAGATTCAAAATGCAGAGAAAATAG
- the LOC123914882 gene encoding PH, RCC1 and FYVE domains-containing protein 1-like → MSKRRSGEKLVFYDLHSGGVKVQVMADARNSDLDEVEFGKFHSNVKQGDIVGVTGFLGKSKKGELSIFPNTFIVLSHCLHSMPNRKPLAAARKKAAAAARNKANLTVKGNSWDESLLIWYSDKEEKQIKLSTVSKIIPGQRTATFQRYPRPEKEYQSFSLIYNNDRSFIEYCLNFLFTHGHRGKKLSLSISKDKEEAEIWFAGLRALVTRGNYRKWRFEPRPESLCSDSPKSSRRSTPSFPPFDPGDIDRVSFQNSSPNKWVKAFSEIISYTAPSKSSSQAESITNSSISSSGSVDNLSNRNSASEAIRISLSSVVSSSSQGSCHEDIDALGDVFIWGEGINDGILGGGLHRVGNLSISEMDAFLPKALESKVVLDVHSIGCGYKHAAYYIHFTILIIFIYICCIF, encoded by the exons ATGAGCAAGCGCCGTTCAGGTGAAAAGCTTGTCTTCTATGACCTGCATAGTGGTGGCGTCAAGGTCCAGGTTATGGCTGATGCAAG AAACTCTGACTTGGATGAGGTTGAATTTGGCAAATTTCATTCTAATGTGAAGCAAGGCGACATTGTTGGTGTCACTGGATTTCTAG GGAAAAGTAAGAAAGGAGAGCTTAGTATTTTCCCCAATACTTTTATAGTGTTGTCTCATTGTCTGCACTCGATGCCCAACCGAAAGCCTCTTGCTGCTGCTCGCAAAAaagctgctgctgctgctcGCAATAAAGCAAATTTGACGGTGAAGGGAAATTCATGG GATGAGTCGCTACTCATATGGTACTCTGACaaggaagaaaaacaaattaagctcAGTACTGTTTCAAAGATCATTCCTGGGCAGCGAACT GCAACATTTCAGCGGTATCCTCGACCTGAAAAGGAGTATCAGtcattttctcttatatacAACAATGATAGGTCCTTTATTGAATATTGTCTTAATTTTTTGTTCACTCATGGTCATCGTGGTAAAAAGCTAAGTCTGTCA ATTAGCAAGGACAAAGAAGAAGCTGAGATCTGGTTTGCCGGTCTAAGAGCATTAGTTACCCGAGGTAACTATCGCAAGTGGCGATTCGAACCAAGACCTGAAAGTCTGTGTTCTGATAGTCCAAAGTCTAGCAGAAGATCCACTCCATCATTTCCACCATTT gATCCTGGAGATATTGACAGAGtttcttttcaaaattcttCGCCAAATAAATGGGTAAAGGCTTTCTCTGAAATAATTTCATACACTGCACCTAGCAAGAGCTCCAGTCAAGCCGAATCAATTACCAATTCCTCTATTTCCTCCTCCGGGTCTGTGGATAACTTGAGCAATCGAAATTCTGCATCTGAGGCAATTCGAATCAGTTTATCCAGTGTTGTAAGTTCATCCAGCCAGGGTTCTTGTCATGAAGATATTGATGCTTTAGGAGATGTTTTTATTTGGGGAGAAGGTATCAATGATGGAATTCTTGGTGGTGGCCTGCATAGGGTTGGAAACTTATCTATTTCAGAGATGGATGCATTCCTTCCCAAGGCACTGGAATCAAAAGTGGTTCTAGATGTTCATAGTATTGGTTGTGGCTATAAACATGCTGCATATTATATCCACTTCactattttgattattttcatttacatttgttgtattttttag
- the LOC123914883 gene encoding uncharacterized protein LOC123914883, with product MDLPTIDVDLEVPKKIEDEKEGGPLFHCSLCDTEVIHKLAQMFLPGLASACVDNTTGGLFKTPGSVAVDLRREMIDYLTLRTESFVAESVILEGGEASDHPFDIISNLVDDFASSKRNFFSRVSVWLLSEKREDKIDDFIQEIDMNGFWTLDRREIVAETLLKNVDFHNSFHCTMSFSSSQDLADHVFTCNFRPVVCQNQGCNTKFCASHLEKHDSICPFKIISCEQKCSNNSIMRRDMDRHCITVCPMKLVNCPFHAVGCRSAVAQCMIEKHCLDDLRSHVWHLLKGIYKEAFGDDLQRRVNQIALPSNQLSKARDIRSLKFIVKDVEAKLGPFEVSVEQKKNTDTTKDENDNNTNIDSERSTHASDTVISPSSNKAEVNDVSTMQIPENVGKSEEIEHSNIEIKDNEEMIPTSNDKSEENINIEIKGNGETMQTSNGKSGEIEHSNIETKGNEEMIQTSNGKSEDIEHSNIETKNNEEMIQTSNTAKLPSEAEAEVGLVREDITENYNDVVASELKFEGNEENTRKSIEKSAKEISATNEDRVNNNSITNKSIENDNFEDSDNVQSIQNSTMEIAGNVDNNVKNRYTAEDDNLK from the exons ATGGATTTACCAACAATTGACGTAGACCTTGAAGTACCTAAGAAGATTGAAGATGAGAAAGAGGGAGGTCCTTTGTTCCATTGCAGTCTTTGTGATACAGAAGTAATTCACAAGTTGGCTCAAATGTTCCTTCCAGGATTAGCCTCAGCTTGTGTCGATAACACAACAGGAGGTCTTTTCAAGACCCCTGGTTCAGTTGCTGTTGATTTGAGAAGGGAAATGATTGATTATCTAACCTTAAGAACCGAATCTTTTGTTGCTGAGTCTGTTATCTTGGAAGGTGGTGAGGCATCCGACCATCCTTTCGACATCATTTCCAATCTCGTTGACGACTTTGCAAGTTCAAAGAGAAATTTTTTTAGTCGTGTTTCGGTATGGTTGTTGAGCGAAAAGAGAGAAGATAAAATTGATGATTTCATCCAAGAGATAGACATGAACGGTTTTTGGACGCTTGATAGAAGAGAAATAGTTGCAGAAACTTTGCTAAAAAATGTTGACTTTCATAATTCATTTCATTGCACTATGAGTTTTAGTTCTTCTCAAGACCTTGCCGATCATGTTTTTACTTGTAATTTTAGACCCGTGGTTTGCCAAAATCAAGGATGCAATACTAAATTTTGTGCAAGTCATTTGGAAAAACATGATTCAATATGCCCTTTCAAGATAATTTCATGTGAACAAAAGTGTTCAAATAACAGTATTATGAGACGGGATATGGATAGACATTGTATAACTGTTTGTCCAATGAAGCTGGTAAATTGTCCTTTTCACGCAGTGGGTTGTCGGTCGGCTGTTGCACAGTGTATGATTGAAAAGCATTGTTTGGATGACTTACGATCTCATGTGTGGCACTTGCTTAAAGGTATCTACAAGGAAGCATTTGGGGATGATCTTCAACGACGAGTCAACCAAATT gcatTACCAAGCAACCAATTATCTAAAGCTCGGGATATTCGATCTTTGAAGTTCATTGTCAAGGATGTTGAAGCTAAGCTAGGGCCTTTTGAGGTCAGTGTTGAGCAAAAAAAGAATACAGATACCACAAAAGATGAAAATGACAACAATACAAATATTGACAGTGAACGAAGCACACATGCTTCAGATACGGTTATTTCACCCTCATCAAATAAAGCTGAAGTTAATGATGTCTCAACTATGCAAATTCCAGAGAATGTTGGCAAGAGTGAAGAAATTGAACATAGTAACATTGAAATCAAGGACAATGAAGAAATGATACCAACTTCAAATGACAAGAGTgaagaaaatattaatattgaaaTCAAGGGCAATGGAGAAACAATGCAAACTTCAAATGGCAAGAGTGGAGAAATTGAACATAGTAACATTGAAACCAAGGGCAATGAAGAAATGATACAAACTTCAAATGGCAAGAGTGAGGATATTGAACATAGTAACATTGAAACCAAGAACAATGAAGAAATGATACAAACTTCAAATACTGCAAAGTTACCTAGTGAAGCTGAAGCCGAAGTTGGCCTTGTGAGGGAAGACATTACAGAGAATTATAACGATGTTGTCGCTAGTGAATTAAAATTCGAGGGCAATGAAGAGAATACTCGTAAAAGTATAGAAAAATCGGCAAAAGAAATCAGTGCCACAAATGAGGACCGCGTAAATAATAATAGCATAACAAACAAATCTATTGAAAATGATAACTTTGAAGATAGTGACAATGTACAAAGCATTCAGAACTCAACAATGGAAATTGCAGGCAATGTAGATAATAATGTCAAGAACAGATATACTGCAGAAGATGATAACTTAAAATAG